AAAGTTCCATTAATAATGTTCTCTCCTCTGAAAAAGGCCAGGAAATGTGGATTAAACTTTTCGACAACCCCAAATTTGTGGAAACTTATGCAAAATCAATGGCAGAACAACATAAAAAATTAATAAAATCATTGATGAACGATGCTGAATATCAAAAACAAATGCTCGGCTTATTACAAAACCCCGAAATTACCGAGCAAATGTTAGAAGTAATGAAAAGCCAAAAATTCAACGCCCACTTGGAAAAAACTATACTGCAAACATTAGAATCACCACTATTTCAAGCCAAAATTCAGGACACCTTGTTAAAGGCCGCTTCTGAGCAACAAAAAGGTGATAGCAAGTCACAAAGCGACGGCAAAGAAAAAAGCAAAGGAAAAGGTAGTTCCGGTGATAGCAGCAGTGGTGGCGGTGGCGGTGGTGCTAGCGAATAGTACCCCAAGTGAATAAAAAGAGGTGACTAAAATTAGCCACCTCTTATTTTTATTCTTCTACTTTTGCAACTATTTTAGCTGCAATTTTATGGTATTCCTTACCAAGTGGATGATCCTCCTGATAAATTGACGGTGCAAAAACATCCTCTTCTTCATACGGTTGCTGTAGAGGAAGTTGACCAAGAACTTTAGTCTTCAATACTTCAGCCAATTTTTGACCTCCGCCCTGTCCAAATACGTGTTCCTTTTCCCCGGTTTTCTTGCTTTCAAAATATGCCATATTTTCAACAACACCAAGAATTTCATGATCTGTTTTCAAGGCCATTTGTCCAGCACGGGCAGCCACAAATGCAGCAGTTGGGTGTGGGGTAGTAACAATTAGCTCCTTACATGTCGGCAGCATCTCGTGTACATCCATTGCGATATCACCGGTACCTGGTGGTAAGTCAAGTAAAAGATAATCTAAGTCGCCCCATTCAACCTCTTTGAAAAAGCTGCTTAGCATCTTCCCAAGCATTGGACCACGCCAAATGATTGGGGAGTTGTCCTCTACAAAGAAGCCCATTGAGATTACCTTTACACCGAAGCGTTCGACAGGTATTATTTTTTCACCTCGTACTGCAGGACGATTTTCAACCCCCATCATATCGGGAATGCTAAAACCGTATATATCAGCATCAATAATGCCCACCTTCTTGCCAAGGCGCATTAAGGACATCGCAAGGTTTACAGTTACAGTAGACTTCCCTACTCCACCCTTACCACTTGCAACGGCGATAAATTTCGTTCCTTTACTTCCGCCCATTAGCGATGCTTCCTGTTCTTCCTCTGCTGCGGGTTGATATTTTTTAATTATTTCCTCTGGTAATTCTTCAAATCGCAGCCCTACTGTTGTAGCACCATTTTTCTTAAGAATGTTAACAATCTCCTGTTGCAATTGCATCTGCTCAGCAGTATTCGTTTTGCCGATGCCTACTTTTACGCTAACATGCTTCTTCTCTTCCTTTATTGTAATTTCCTTCACGCCGCCGGTTTCTTCCAGCGTTCTATGTAAAAACGGATCCTTGACAGGATTGAGTAATTGGACAATTTCTTCCTTTGTTAACAAAGCGTGTCACCTTCCCTTTACTAGCATTAAACAGATTTACTCTATTTCATTATTTCCAACGCTAGTATAACACAAATCAGCGAAAATCTAAGTAATAAGTGTCTAAGGGAAGGTTTACCTTATTTCTTTTTTTCATCTTTCGGAATATCCTCTGTTGCATATCGCAAAATGCCTTCATAAATGCTTGCCGCCATCTTTTCCTGATAGTCTTTTTTCTTTAATAACTCGCGTTCCTGGACATTTGATAAGAATCCTATTTCAACAAGGGCGCCCGGGGCCTTCGCATGCTTTAACAAATACATTCCGGTTAACGGTAACGCTGTGCGGTCTGTATTCTCCAAATTACGAATAATTTCAGCTTGAATCATTTTTGCCAGATGCTCACTTTTATCTGATTTCGGATAATAAAATGTTTGCGCCCCGCTCCATTTCGTTGATGGTAATGCATTTAAATGAATTGAGATAAAAAGATCTGCCTGTTTATTCTCAATCATCTTTAACCGGTTTCGAATATCTTCTGCTTTTCTCCGGGCCAATCCCTTCGTATCCGCATCGGCTAAATCCATATCTCTTTCACGTGTTAAGTACACAGTGGCACCGGTCTGTTGCAGGTAGCTTTGCAGCATTTTAGCTACTTTAAGCGTAATTCCTTTCTCGAGCGTTTGATCCTTGCCAACCGCTCCCCCATCTGGTCCCCCATGTCCGGGATCCAAAACAACTGTTTTTCCTGCAAGTGGTAATGACCATGAACTCCATGTGCTAACAGGACCACCAATTGGCTGTCTAATTAAAACAATTAATAATACAAATCCGAAGCACCAAATTGTAATATTACCCAGTCGTTTCATTATCCTCGCCCCTTATCTATCTGCTTTCACTATTCTATGGGACAAGACAACGATATATGCTTATCGGATATATTTAGAAAAGCGCTGGAGCTAGACAATAAAAAAGGCGTCCCCGTGCTTTGGGACACCTTCACTATTATTTACTGTCTTTTCTTTTTTGCGCAAGGTAATAGCCTAATGTCAGAACTCCGTACAAACCTTCTAAGTCATGGCGGTCAATGAAGTTTTTTCCGCTTTCCGTGTTTGACTTCATCGATTCGGAAACATCCACTAACTTCGAAGATAACTTCTGGGTGGAGCGTCCAACATCACCAACAATATAAAAAAGAGGACTTAATTCCTTCACTTGGTCATTCACACTGGCTAGCGTTTCCCTGCTTGTTGCCAGCGTACCCTTTGTCTGATCAATAATTACATTTATATTTTGGGGCAATTCGTCTGTTGTTTTCGTAATACTAAAAAGCATATTTCCCAAATTATTAAGTGGTTTTATCAGGATGAGAACCAAAACAGCAAATGCAATCCCGATAATAAGTACACCAATTCCTAACCAATCCATTTTTCTCGGCCTCCTTTTTCAATTATTGCTTCACATCTTCTTGTACATCTTTTTTAAGTCTTTTAATTTTGTCAGCGTGTTTATTTCCTTCTGTATAAAGGGCAGAATCATTTTTCAACTTTTTGCCTTTTCTGAGCCAATAGTATCCTAAAGCAGCGGTGCTATAAAGCCCACTAAGATATTTATGATCAACAGGATCACCAACTGCTGCTGACTTATTCTTGAGTGATGTGCTTATATCCATGAACGATGAAGAAAGCTTTCTTGATGATTCTCCAACATCGCCGATAATGTAAAACAACGGGCTTAACCCTTTTAGCTTTTCATTTACATCTGCAATTGTATCATTACTATGTCGAATAAGGACACTTGTTTCTTTTAGCACTTCATCTATTTGATTAGGAAGTTGTTCTACAGTACGATCAACTCCGTCAAGTACGGAAGCCAGGTTATTAAGTGCCTTAGCCAAAAACAATGCTAATAGTAAAAAGGCAAGGCCAATAATTAATACACCTAATCCAGCTAAACTCATGCTTCTTTCCCCTCTTTTCTCTGATTAGTTTTCCATTTTGTTAACAAACGAAAGGCAACTTCACTCCATTGAATGGTATGAGCTATCGGTTCTGCTTTTCGTAGTGTGCGTTCATCGGATATATCCTTGGTCTGATGGTGTACAGCCTGATTCAGATTCGTAATGGAACCTCCAAGGTTTTCAAGCGTATCAAACAATCCATCTGTTGCTTTCAACTTTTGCTCGACATCATCAATCGTTTTATCCGTTTCTTTAATGGTTTCTTCTACCTCAGATGTTATGTACTGTAACTTGTTTTGGACTTCACCCAGGGTATTGCCAAGTGATTTTAGTGTGCCAGACACCCTAAGTAAAACTTTGGCAATATAGATAGTAACAAGCGCAAATGCCAGCGCGCACAGAAATACACCTATATATACAAAATCCATAGTCGCGGCCTCCTTTAAAAACGTTATTCCACTTTCTATTTTATCCTAAACTTGTCGATTTATCTCGACAAAAGACCTAAAACAAAATTTTTATCCCAATTTTTGAAGTTTACTTCCACTGTATCATCCCAATCTATTTGTCCCAGCTTTACAGGCGTAATAAAAGTTGCACCCGAGCGAAATTGTGATGTTGGATTCTTTGCTACCCATTCTCCCGGTTTTGCACCTTTTGTTATCTCAAACATATTTGCCATATCCATGCCGGTTTCAATTTTTTGATGATCTAATCGCCCGTCCTTTTTCATTTTCCAGATTGTACTGTTAAATATAGCATCACCATATAGCGTGGTGGCATCTTTTGCTGTTTTTGTGGTAATTGCTAAATCTGTATGATAACCGGGTAATAAATCAGCTAAATCACCACTTTCCTCAAAGGATACACTAAATGGATATACACTGTCAGCATGTAACTCAATCTCTTTTGGCAGCTCACTGACCTCACTGACGGATCCTTTCATTTTAGCATGATTCTCATTAACCGCAATCTCAACAGGCATTTCTTCTTTTATAATGGTTCGTTCTTCTTCGGTTAATTCACCAACTATCTTTAAGGTAGTTGAACCTATTTTCATGATAGGGTCATCAAGAGATTCCGAAATAACCATCACAGTTCCCTGATAAGGGCTCTCCACTGTTATCGTATCTCCACCTGATTCAAGCTCTGTTAATTGCGATTGGATACTTTCCTGTTTAGCCTCCGCTCTTGCTAATTCCTTTTCCTTTTCAACAATGTATTGTTCCTTCATATACTCTGTCTCAAAAGGCGGGCGGGGCATCACATTTACATCTACATCCACTTTGTCATCATTCGTCGTCGGACTTGGGCTATTGTTTATAGGCGAAGAAGAAGATGTATTAGCCGGTATGCGGTAATTGGAGATTTCCGAAATGGCCGTTTCAATAGCCGCGATTTCTCCACTAACTTTTGTCATTTCGCTTGTTAAATAATCCTTGGTTTCATCATAATCATGAACACGGTATGAATACAGTTCATCCCCTTGGCTTACTTTAGCACCCTTTTCCACTAAAAACTCCTGGAAGCTTCCTAAACTTTTATCGAAATATATATTATTTTCAGCGGTTAACGTAACAACTCCAGGTTTATCCATTTTGTTGTATAGATTTGCTGTGAAAACCGCTGACCAATCATTTATGTATGACTTTCTTTCTACGGTACCTTGATCATCGAGGTAGACCAGCAAGATATTAACCAAGATAAATAGGGTAATAAAAGCAATTAATATCCGTGTGCGCTTCATCCAAACCACCCACCTATCATAAATCGATCAAAATATGCCAGGAACGCAACAATCAGCCAATAAAAAATATGTAAAGAAATCACATTAATATAGATCCAGCTCTTCTTAATAGTAGATAGATAACTTAAGTATCTAATTTGAAACCAAATAATCCATAATTGAAAAAGTGTTACAGCGCCAAAAAAGAACACGGGCCATTCCGCTTCTGTTAGATAGGAAACAATTATCCCGAAAGATAATGGTGATACATACCAGTCCAATCCGAAGTTAACAAATAATGGAATCCAAATAACCCGTTCAATCAGCATCACCAATAAGACAATTTGCTGCATAATCACCAGTTTTTGATATGGTATGTCCGTTAACAGGTGAAAAATAAGCGCAGGTACAAATAAAAAAAATAAGGCCATTACGATGCCAAATCCGATTCTGCCAAACACAAACCACAGCTTACTTTGCTGGTATTGAAAAACACTCAACTCTACGGCGCCTTTTGAAATTAAGTCGGTACCCATGCCAAGCGAACCCATCCAGCCATAAATAACCGCACTAACAAGGACCAATAAAACACTAAGCTTCCAGATGTTAGCTATTTTTTCCGCCTTTTGAATTCGAAATAAATGATCGTCAACGGGAAAGAAAAACTTAATAAGATTAAAATGATACATCATAAACTACTTCCTTTTCTATTGCGATGATTTTCACCTAAATTGGATTTCTATTCCATCTTAATCTTAACGCAACATTCGATAATATTCTATCATTATTTGAATTCAGAAAACAAAAAGTCTGTCATTGTCGAATACATGGGTAAAAGACAAACCCACCAAGTCATTACAAGTTGGAGTTGAACAATAGAGCCAAAGTTCTTAGGCGGGCTATATGCAGTAGTTTACAACTGCAGTTAATGGAGAAACTTCCAATTTGCGCGAGATCAGGCTTTTGATCTAGACAACTGGTGACATGGTTAACAGCAATAAGGTCACTCGAACAACAGATGAGGAAGAACATAAAGGCTAACAAATAATCCACAGAATATTTCCAAGAATAATCTGTGGATAGATTGGACCCTTGTATTGATCAACTGCTAATTGCTTCCCACTTTTTTACCCCTATTTTGAAGATTCAACAGGATCCTCAGAGGATTGGGCGTTCCTTCTGGGTGGAATGACCTCAGCGGTTTATCGTCATGTAAATAGACAACTTGTTGCAATGGAAGTAATTACAATTTCGCCAGTCCATACTTGCAGAGTAGTAATCCTTAATCCCAATGAATTAACCGCCCCCCACATGTCGTTAATAACGACAAAGTCACCCACGCCATATCGATCTTCTAACATAATAAAAAAACCATTAAAGAAGTCCTTGAGCAAGCTTTGAGCTGCAAAGGCAATCGCAATGCCCAAAACCCCTGCCCCGGCTAACAGAGCCCCGATATGAATGTTGAGTATGGGCAGGACTGATAACCACGAACAAAATAATAATTTTCAACGTCGCCATAGTCTCATGGTTATTAATAAATTGGAGCGTGTTATCCCAAAGTGTTTCCAATTTCTATCTCTCTTTCAATCCAAACTTTCAATGATATAATTCTAGCTTCTCTGGATTTTTGTCTAGGTAGTATAACAAACCTGGTTAGGCCAATCACTATATTAGGTCCTTTAATTTCCCCTATTCCCCTAAGGTGCCTAGTGCCATTAGCATCAGCATAGCGGTGAGAGAATAAGTTAAAAACGAATAAAATACCGTCCTAGACATATATATTTAGAGACAAACAAGAAGGAGGGAATTATTATCTCACAAGAAGACAAAAGGAAAGAAAAAAACATTTTAAAGAACACAACGAACGAAGCGAATGACCTATTCCACAAAACAGTTGATACAGCAAATAAAACGGTTAAATCAGTGTCTGGTGAAGGTGGATTAGTTGGTAAAGCTTCTGACACTGCATCGAATGTATTAAAAAATTCATCTGACCTAGGTAATAATGTTGTTGGGAAATCCGTTGATACATCAGGTAAGTTTGTAAAAGGTGCGAAAGATAAAGTGTTTCGCAATAAAAATAAAAAATCTAAATAAAAATATTGAGGCTGAGACAAAAGTGATTCAGTCATAGAGAAATCCGAACTATGATTCCAAATTCTTTAATTAGAATTTGGATTAGTTCGGATATTTTATTGGCTGTTTTTGTAAACCGTACTGCGAATTGTCCATAAACTGCAACGTAACTAAAAATCATGTTTGGCACCCCGGCGGTCGCTGCGGAAAAACACTGCGCTTTCCGTGGGCAGCTGATGAGCCTCCTCGAGCTTACGCTCTCCGGGGTCTCATCTAGGCTTCTGCTCCCACAGGAGTCTCCGTGTTTTTCCTCCGCTAATATGTCATTAGACAACAGTACTATATAGCAAGTCCACTATTACGTGATGTCTTACGCTCCGGACCGTTGACTCCTGCTTAGAACAGCACGAGTCTTAAGACCCCCGCTTCGTTAAGTTTAAGGTCACTGAAAAAGTGATGGATTTTAAAATTTTAGATTTCCTCCTTTACTAAGCATATTGAATATACGGAGACTCCTGCGGGAAGTGAGAGATCGACGAGACCCCGCAGGACGGCAGTCCGAGGAGGCTCGTCACTCGCCCGCGGAAAGCGCAGTATATTCAAAGATGCGATGATAGATCCACATGCCTGTGCACTATCTATACCTTTTTCAGTGGCCTCAGCGTAAGCTCGAGGAGGCCTAAGCCGTGCCCTAAGGTGTGCAACGGTCCACAGCGGAAAACAACCAAGCGCTTATGTCGCTATTTATATCAACTGCGAATTAGACCCGACTATTGAAAAATTAACGTTTTAAACGTCTATCCTGTGATTGTTCGTCTTTGACTCAAATATTTTAGTTTTGTCCCAGCCTCATCTTTTTAATTTAACCAGCTAGTGATGTGATTGGCTTTACATCCTTACCCCTACTCTATTTAGCCTTGTCCAAATGAAGTGGGGATAAATACAACATTCAGGGCTTTACCTTTATAAACATTTACCACCTAAGCTTTTTGATGCATTTTAATCTGTATTACATATAATTTCCTCCTCAAATTTAAGGCAATTTATATATAAAAAATCCCCCAACCATAGGCAGGTTGAGGGATTTGAAAACTTGATATATTAACGTTTTGAGAACTGTGGGAGGCAGTAAAATCAACGAGTGCAAATGTTTTTGTATGCTA
This Virgibacillus phasianinus DNA region includes the following protein-coding sequences:
- the gerD gene encoding spore germination lipoprotein GerD → MLRLFFVFIIGLSCLTLGACSSESAASKDVDYDATKKMVVDILQTDDGKKALQKILKDEKMKQSLVIDADVVQSSINNVLSSEKGQEMWIKLFDNPKFVETYAKSMAEQHKKLIKSLMNDAEYQKQMLGLLQNPEITEQMLEVMKSQKFNAHLEKTILQTLESPLFQAKIQDTLLKAASEQQKGDSKSQSDGKEKSKGKGSSGDSSSGGGGGGASE
- a CDS encoding Mrp/NBP35 family ATP-binding protein codes for the protein MLTKEEIVQLLNPVKDPFLHRTLEETGGVKEITIKEEKKHVSVKVGIGKTNTAEQMQLQQEIVNILKKNGATTVGLRFEELPEEIIKKYQPAAEEEQEASLMGGSKGTKFIAVASGKGGVGKSTVTVNLAMSLMRLGKKVGIIDADIYGFSIPDMMGVENRPAVRGEKIIPVERFGVKVISMGFFVEDNSPIIWRGPMLGKMLSSFFKEVEWGDLDYLLLDLPPGTGDIAMDVHEMLPTCKELIVTTPHPTAAFVAARAGQMALKTDHEILGVVENMAYFESKKTGEKEHVFGQGGGQKLAEVLKTKVLGQLPLQQPYEEEDVFAPSIYQEDHPLGKEYHKIAAKIVAKVEE
- the cwlD gene encoding N-acetylmuramoyl-L-alanine amidase CwlD, whose translation is MKRLGNITIWCFGFVLLIVLIRQPIGGPVSTWSSWSLPLAGKTVVLDPGHGGPDGGAVGKDQTLEKGITLKVAKMLQSYLQQTGATVYLTRERDMDLADADTKGLARRKAEDIRNRLKMIENKQADLFISIHLNALPSTKWSGAQTFYYPKSDKSEHLAKMIQAEIIRNLENTDRTALPLTGMYLLKHAKAPGALVEIGFLSNVQERELLKKKDYQEKMAASIYEGILRYATEDIPKDEKKK
- a CDS encoding DUF948 domain-containing protein, with amino-acid sequence MDWLGIGVLIIGIAFAVLVLILIKPLNNLGNMLFSITKTTDELPQNINVIIDQTKGTLATSRETLASVNDQVKELSPLFYIVGDVGRSTQKLSSKLVDVSESMKSNTESGKNFIDRHDLEGLYGVLTLGYYLAQKRKDSK
- a CDS encoding DUF948 domain-containing protein, which codes for MSLAGLGVLIIGLAFLLLALFLAKALNNLASVLDGVDRTVEQLPNQIDEVLKETSVLIRHSNDTIADVNEKLKGLSPLFYIIGDVGESSRKLSSSFMDISTSLKNKSAAVGDPVDHKYLSGLYSTAALGYYWLRKGKKLKNDSALYTEGNKHADKIKRLKKDVQEDVKQ
- a CDS encoding DUF948 domain-containing protein produces the protein MDFVYIGVFLCALAFALVTIYIAKVLLRVSGTLKSLGNTLGEVQNKLQYITSEVEETIKETDKTIDDVEQKLKATDGLFDTLENLGGSITNLNQAVHHQTKDISDERTLRKAEPIAHTIQWSEVAFRLLTKWKTNQRKEGKEA
- a CDS encoding HlyD family secretion protein, producing the protein MKRTRILIAFITLFILVNILLVYLDDQGTVERKSYINDWSAVFTANLYNKMDKPGVVTLTAENNIYFDKSLGSFQEFLVEKGAKVSQGDELYSYRVHDYDETKDYLTSEMTKVSGEIAAIETAISEISNYRIPANTSSSSPINNSPSPTTNDDKVDVDVNVMPRPPFETEYMKEQYIVEKEKELARAEAKQESIQSQLTELESGGDTITVESPYQGTVMVISESLDDPIMKIGSTTLKIVGELTEEERTIIKEEMPVEIAVNENHAKMKGSVSEVSELPKEIELHADSVYPFSVSFEESGDLADLLPGYHTDLAITTKTAKDATTLYGDAIFNSTIWKMKKDGRLDHQKIETGMDMANMFEITKGAKPGEWVAKNPTSQFRSGATFITPVKLGQIDWDDTVEVNFKNWDKNFVLGLLSR
- a CDS encoding mechanosensitive ion channel domain-containing protein — its product is MGIAIAFAAQSLLKDFFNGFFIMLEDRYGVGDFVVINDMWGAVNSLGLRITTLQVWTGEIVITSIATSCLFT